In Nitrospira sp. MA-1, the genomic window AAGGGCTATGGTTCCATAGTACAAGCCCGTGATCCCTTCATAGCCTCCGCCTGGCTCATTGGCAAATGCAGGGTTTGCGGCTAATAGGAGAAAAGCACTGAGAAGGGAAGTAATCCGATTCATACGAAAATCCTCACTTTCGGACATTATAAAAAAATCTCACACAATTTATGTTTGGGGATAGCTTCGAAATAAAAATCAACTATCCACAATCGTGGAGGATTGTAGTAAATTTTATTTCATGGATGCAAGCTTCTAACTAGTATAATTTAATTAAAGTATTCATGTTAGTTTATGATACGTAATCATGATCACGAAGGATTCTGAAAAGACGAGCTGGTTTAATGAGTCGAGAGCAGATTTTACGATTCCAGTCTGGAATGAGTACCGTCACAGAATGGGGGCTTTTTGCTGTATTTGCATCCACACCAAGCTACCTTTTGTTTTTCTTTGAGTTCCACCTCGATGGGGGAAATATCAGTTCCCGTGTGGGACCCATCACAAAATGGCTGGGTTTTTGATCGGCCACATCGACACCAATAATAGGTTCCTGCTTCCATGTCCAGAACGTAAGGTGTTCGTTGTGCAATGATAATCGGGTCGCCCATGTGGTTAGACCTCCTTCCTTCGTTAAGAAAATTGGTGTTATTAGTTAGCCGCAGCGGGGTTGAAGGCCTTTAGGGCCCAAAGGGGTAAGCCAGAGGAAATCAGCAATGCCGGCTTGCAACTCCGAACGAACATTCTCTTCTTTGGAGGGATCCCATGCTTCGAGATAAATGGTAATAGATTTGACACCGGGGTGCTTTCGTTTAACTCGCTTGGGGACGGGGGTCTTATACTGAATATGACCGCCGCCCGTGTAGCTCACCAACGGTCCGGCGGTCCGGGATCGCCTGTTGAGGTAATT contains:
- a CDS encoding CDGSH iron-sulfur domain-containing protein, with the protein product MGDPIIIAQRTPYVLDMEAGTYYWCRCGRSKTQPFCDGSHTGTDISPIEVELKEKQKVAWCGCKYSKKPPFCDGTHSRLES